The Pirellulales bacterium genomic sequence ATCGGCAACATGCCCAAGCTCCTTCCTGCAAATCGGCGCCGGTCGCCTCCTATTCTACGGCAGAATCTCCGCCGCAGGCCAGTGGGAAACACAAAGAATATGGAATCGAGCATAGTGAACGGGGAATGAATCGCATTTTGCAACTTCCGCAACGTCCTTGAATTGTCGATGGGTGCAATCCTTGCTGCCCGGCCAAAGTTCGTAAACAATGCAAGCCTTTCATTCTCCATTCCCCATTCCCCTTTCCGTCGATGTCCATCCTCGGAGCCCACCAATCGATCGCTGGCGGCTATTACAAAGCCGTCGAAATCGCCGCCGAATGCGGCTGCCAGTGCGTGCAGATTTTCACGAAAAACAACAACCAATGGCGGGCAAAACCCCTTACCGACGACGACGTTGCAAAGTTCCAAGCAGCCCTCAAGCGGCTTAATGTTACGCACCCATTATCGCACGACTCGTACTTAATCAACCTTGCTGCCCCCGACGACGAACTCTGGCGAAAGTCGATCGAAGCCTTCGCCGTCGAACTGCTGCGGGCGGAAAAACTGGGCATCCCTGCCGTTGTTACACATCCCGGAGCCTTCACCAGCTCCAACGAAGCAGCCGGACTCAAGCGAATCATCGCCGCCCTCGACGAAGTCCATGATAAGGTGGGCAAGCTCAGCGTCCGCACGCTGCTCGAAAACACGGCAGGCCAAGGGAGCACGCTCGGCCGCACGTTCGAGCAGATTGCGACCGTCATCGGCGGCGTCAAAGCCCCCGAGCGAGTCGCTGTCTGCATCGACACCTGCCACCTTTTCGCGGCCGGCTACCCGTTCGGCACGCCAGCCGACTACGAGGCGACTATGAACAAGCTCGATCAAACCATCGGCCTCGGCTTAGTCAATGCCTTCCACCTCAACGACAGCAAAAAAGAACTTGGCTCGCGCGTCGACCGCCACGAACACATCGGCCAAGGCAAAATCGGTCTCGAAGGATTTCGGCTACTCCTCAATGACCCCCGCTTCACCGACGTGCCGATGTACCTCGAAACCCCCAAAGAAAACGTTGAAGGCGAACACGACGGCCTACGCCTCGACCGGACGAATCTCGAAACTCTGCGCAGGCTGGTAAAGCAAGAATGACTCCGAGAATCTTGGGCCGCGAATTCGCACTAATTTGCGCGAGCGTAATTCCGCTTGACAACCCATAGCCCAATCAGTCCCAACGTGCCGAGCCATAGCGCCGACGGCTCCGGCACCGGCGCGGCACTGGGGCTTGGCGTAGATGGGAAATTGGTCAGCCAGCGGACGAAGTCGGCCCCGTCCACGTCGCCGTCGCCGTCCGCGTCGCCATCGGCTAGCGTCGCGCCGCTAGGCGTGGGAAAATGGGTTTGCCAGGCGACGAAGTCCGCGCCGTCCACGTCGCTGTCGCCGTCGAAGTCGCCGGGCGTCGAGCCGATCGACAGCAGCGGGCCTCTGGCATTGGAAAATGGAACGGCTTCATCATGATTTCTTGCTTATGGCCTTTTCCTGTTTCTTGCCTGTTTCGCTGCTGGCCGACGTCTGCCTCGCTACGCAACCTCGCAAAGCTCGAGCCGCAGCATTGAAGTTACAGCGCGAATCGCTGCGACTGCGTCGCCCATTCCAAGCGCGAAATGGTGGGTGGGAGCCGCGGCGCACCAGCGGTTAACCCAATTTGTCACGCCGCATTCAAACTTGACGCGAGTATCGGTATTGCCGATTTCCAGCGTCGCTCCAGGTACGCTTTCGCCGCGCGATACGAGGAACTTCAACCGACCGTCGGCGGTCTGCGTGAGGGCCAGCAGTGTCACGGGACCGTACTTAACGCGGGCTTCGACGCCAATTCCATAGCCGTGCTTGCCATGATACAAGTCAAGCCCCCGCAGGATCGGCCGACCCTCAGCAATGCCCAAATGAAATGGTCCGTCGTGCCCCATTAAGATGAAGTGATCGTTGTAGTCCAAGGCACAAATCTCGGCAAAGCTTCCTCCGTGTCCCAATAAATCCATAATCTTCATCGCGTGGCAATTCTTGAGATCGCCTTCCCCGCTGCACGGAATGCCGCGCCCGCAGAGGAGCGAGTTGCCGAGGATCAATCCAGCGCCGATCCGCTCGTACTGGTTGTCGTCCAAGCCGCGGTAATAGTACGACAGGCCTTGCAAATCGAAATCGGCCACCAGCCGGTCCATGGCCACGCTGCAGCGGCAGGCCCATTCGAATTCGGCGTCTTTCGGCTTTCGCGCCAGCCGATCGACGGGGCTGTCCTCGCTGATGTCGTAAATCGACAGTACCTCGTCTCGCTTGGCATGGACGATTTGCTCGCCCGCCGCTGGCAGCCGCTGAGCCAGGTCACACATTTCGAGAGTTTCGATTTGCGTGCCCAATTGCGACGAAAGCTGTGTGATGTCGCTTTGCATGTCGAGCATTCCAGGGTAGGTATGCCCGAGGAAACCGATGCGACTGTCGCGCAATTGGCCAACGGCCCCGGCAGCGCTCACCCATTGGCGGATGTGCGACCAAGCCTGCACGGCCTCCGGATGCTTGGGCGTCGCCTCACCACACCGGCCGCCGTCAACGCCAAGTACGCCGGTGACTAGGTTGAAATCGATTCGACTACGGGCGAACACGTTGCTGATTTCCGGAACGCAGCAAGCTGTACAATTGGCCAGCCAATCTCCGGTATCGGTCGTCTTGTAGTCCAATCCGCTGATCGGCTGCAGATTTAAGATCAGTGTCGGAGCATTGGCTCGCTGCACGAGCGGTAATACGCAGTTGCTCATTGCATATGTGCCGACGTAACAGACGACCAGTTCGACGCGCTCTCGTGCAAAACGCTCTCCTGCTTTTACCGCCTTGTGCGCATCGTCCACCATGCCGGCGTCGATGACCTCGGCCAGCTCAGCAAGGCGATTTGACACCACTCGCTGATAACCTTGCAACCGTGGCAGCATTCCGGGGAATTGTTCCCAGTAGGATGGATGGCCGATACCAAACAGACCGACACGCGGCTTTCGGCAGTTTCTTGGTTGCACTAGCGCTGTTTTCATGGTCTGACTTAAATTTATCGGGCGGCGTCCATTTGCGACACTGCGCCTAATTGGACTTTGATCTCAGGGTGATAGTGCCGTCGGCCTCCCAGCGAATCGCGGTTTCGCCCACGACAACTTCATTGCGGCTGCCACGAACCTCTAGCAGCGGCCGATGAGCAACCATCGGCTGATAAATTGCAACGCTCGATTCAATAATCTCATCGCCATGATACGATTGCGGCGGATTGTTCGCCGATCCGAGCAGTGCGCTTCGTTCGATTCGACCACCGGCACCGCCGATGATTTGTACTTGCAGTCGGTCGCCGATCGACCAGCAGCCCGGTGAATTCTCCGTCGCGGATCGCCCTGGTAAGAACCGATCAATGCTCAACCAATAAAACGGATGGCTGACGACCTCTGCGACTTGGATTTCTCCCAACGCCAGCCAGCGGGAGAACACAACTACCTCTCCAGAACAGAGTGCGACGTACCCGATTTCCTGCTTTACTTTGCCTGGCGACGTGCGATCGAAGCTAACTGTTAGCGCATCGAGGCTTCGCGCAATTATGGGTTCCGTGACTTGGTGGAACTCGAGCGGCTTCGTGGCGTTTCGAAGTTGGATCCAACCAACGCCGCTCCGCTGGTTGTAGTCGGTAAAGGATGAAGCGGACTCTGACGCCTCGGTCACATGGGGAACGACAAGGATAGTCTGACGAGCTTCGGACCACGACACGGACGATACGGTGCTGGGGGAACGCAACACGGCGACTTTCACATACGGAAATGTTTTGCTTCCGGAGTTAAAAACTTCGTCACGATCGCGGCCCGCCGCGGCATTGACGCCATCGAAGCACTTGTGCATCAGCAGGCAAATCGACCAATGCCGCGCTAGATGTGTTTCGTAACCGAAGTTGTTTGCATGGATCGAGCCGTCGTGAAATGCCTTTTGGCGCGCAGTGAGCAAATCGAGTGCGCGAGCCTCGGTCGCCATCGCTGACGGAAACTTGTGAAAGGTGCTCATCAGTGCGTAAACCCATATCTGCTGAAAGTCGCGCGGAGCCCAATCCTGACCCTGCGGGCATAGCAGGTCGCCATCGCAAAGAGTAAGCCAGACGAGCACGTCGTTCCAAAGAGCTCGATCGTGCAACACCAGGGCATCGGGAATTTTCTTGCCGCACAGATGGTAGGCCAAGATCGCTTCGCAGATTTCGCCGTATTCAGCCTGATAGGGAATCGACCAAAAGCCGTGGTTCTCCAAGGTCAAATCGTGATGGACGTTGGTGGAGCGCAGCCACTTCGATAACGGCTTGCCGTCAACCATTCGCTCGCTATTGCGGTCTGTCTTACGGCTGAGAGCGTTGAGTGCCCAGCGCTTACACCATTCGTCCCACGATTGGGCGCGATCGTCGTCGCCAAGAAAATTGGCGGCTGCCCCCATCATCGCTGCGTTCCAAATGCAGTCTTCCGCGCCAGTATCGTGATTGACGCGCGATGGTATTTCTTTTTTGAGCAGTTCGGCTTCTGCCGCCGCCACTTGCTGTGCTAGGTTCCAGGTATCGTCGTCGAGCCGGTCTCGCAACAGCCAGGCTGCCCAGAGCCAACCGGACGTTTCCAATCCAACTTGCCAACTCGGGCCGCCCCACCGCGGCTGTTTCCAGGCGTCGCGATGCTTGCAATTGCGATTCGACAGGCACATGGTTCGAATCGTTTGACGGATGCGCCCCTCGATCTCGTCGCGTGGAATTTGCTGAGGTGAAAAAGCCTTTTGATCGGGGCGTTCGGTTAGCAGCACGGCACCGGCGACGCAAATATTTCCATTGCCTCTTGGCCAAGAGACGCCGGAGCCTGCCGCGTCGAAGGCTTGTTCCGATTCGTTCCAGTGCTGCTGCGCCCAGCCAATAAAATTATCCAGCAACGACAAGTAACGGTCGCTGGTAGTTGGCGCTGCTTTAGTGGTAGCACCATTGCATAGAACTACAAGCGAAATGGCGACGATGGCCGGCGCGACTCGCAGCACAGCAGAGCGCAGAAATCGAGATGTGATCGAGAAACGTTTCATGGATCGGCGGCGAACATTGAATGTCGCGTTCCGGAACTGCCCCGCTTTATGGCTTCGCGCAGTCGTCTTCACTGACTATTAAGGTCAAATGTCTTTTCATTCTGACCGCGCTTTACTTCGAGTTCAAGTTCCGTGCGCGTATTGTATTTTGCCGGTATAAGTTGTGTGACGGAAGGATTTGTCAGGTCGTGCTTATCGAGTCGTTTTCCGGAATTGCCCAATTTCGTGGACGAAATCTGCACGGCGTAGGACGCGATTGGCGCTTGTCCTTCGAAAAGTCCGTCGTTGATGTTACCGCCGATCGTCGGCGAATTCCCATCTTTGGCCACGAGGCGTACCGTGCCGTTCGTCAGCGGGCCGCCGTCAAGATTCACCGTCAGTCGCACGTCGCCGGTTGTCGGCGACTTCGAGCATCCGGCGATGGCGAGCAAGACCAGCAGTATCATCCAACGTGGCCGACGGCCCATGTATCTCTCCTGAGACAGTCGAATTTACTGTTCGCTCACGGTTTCGTACCCGTTCATCGTACTCATCGCCTGCCAGACATTCAGCGCAATGGTATCTGAGACGAATCGCACCGAGCCATCGGCCATTGCGGCATTCACGCCCCCTTTGTGTTTACTGCGAGCTGCATTGTGAACGGCGCGGCCGCTCATTCCGTTTACGTTCGATACCGGCGCTGGGCTGTGGCAAATGATGTCGGGAGGCGCAGGATCGCAATAATTATTTGCCTCCTCATCGGGCACCGTGCTATTTGGAGTATTCAAGGTCATGAACACAGCATCGCCAACATCGTTGAAAATATCGCCGTGGCCGTCGATCGATGCATCGTTGGGATGCATGATGTATTCCGACATCACGAGGGTCTTTGACAATCCGTCGATGATGTCCTTCGTCTTGGTGAATCGAGACTTAAGGTGGGAAAAGAAGTCCTTAAATCCAAAAATCGCAGAAGCCCTGGGCGGATAGTTCGCCGCTTCGGGTTGATAGGCGTACGGTCCCCAACTCAAGACGTAGTTTCCACGAATGTAAAAATACCCAAACCCAGGATTCGCATAGAAGCCGTGACCGCGATCGCTCGGGCAGGAATAGGCGGGAACGTGCGTCGCGGAAGGCGTTCCAAATCGATTTGGGTGACGAATCGACAGTGCATTGGGAGGCAAGTAATAAGGCTTGCTGTAATTGAATTGCTCGAACAGCGCTCGCTCTTCCATGTAGGGCCAAATCTGTGGAGGCCAACCGTGACGAATCACTACCGTCGGCGACGGGTTAAAGGGATTGGCTGCCGCCGGGAACGACTTTCGGGCACTCATATATTCACTGCCCATCGAGGATGGACGCATTTCCGAGCCGCGCCCGTCAACAAGCGGGTGCTGCCCCAACCGCTCCCTCAAGAGCGCGGATCCAGACCGGAAATGCATCAGTGGCGGCTGGACCGAGTATAGATTGCGTTGCTGCAGCGGTTGCATTTTTGTCAGAATCAAGTAGATCTTCGATTGATGTGCTAAGCGTCGCGTGCTACCGCACACAATTGGTACAATCACTCAGCGTTCATTTTGGGTTGGCAAATGACATTTATTCGCGGTGCAAAGCGAATCAGCGTAGGTCCCAATAACCCAGAAACAGTCTGCTTTTCGTAGACATACCGGCTCGGCGATTGGCTCATATAGTTGGCTAATGTGTTGAGTACCTCGACTTCGATGACATTGTCACCCACCCGCCCGAAATCTGTTAGGTCGAAGGTAAACGGCCGAGCTAGTCGCACACCAACGGGCCGTCCATTAACTGTAACTTCGGCGGACGTGCGAACGTCGCCCAAGTCGAGAGTAACTCGTTGCCCAAGCTGCTCTTTAGTCAATGTTATGTGGCGAATGTACTTTACGCCTCCAGAGTAATATTCCAACCCGTAACCGCTCCAGTCTCCGAGAGGTATTTGGCCGCGCCCGCAGATAAATTCAACCGGCGCACAAAATGCTGCGCCTTCGTAGTGTCCTGGTTTGTGCTGCACTCTCAAGGCTACTTGCACAACTTGCGATTTGCCTTCGGCCGGCTTCGAAAATTGGATGACACCATCGTCAACCGTCACTGAATTGCCGTCGATCCAAGCCTCGACGGATTCTGCATCCAAGTTCAACCTCGCACTTTGAGCGCCGGGAGGTGCCGGAAAGCGAAACCAGCCAACCAATTTGTCGTCTTTGGTGCGATAGTCATATACCAAATTCCGCGAACCCTCATACCAACGCGACAGAGGCATGAATCGCGGCTGTTGCGGAGTGTGTGGTTCCGAAGTGAATACGGCAAATGTCGTCACTCGCTTGCCTCGAGGCTGGACCAACCGCAGCGCGACGCGATTCCAACCTTGCAGCAAGAACGCCTCGCCGATAGGCTGTTTTACTCCCTCATCGACATTCACCACGCGTTGACCGTTGACCCATGCTTGTCGGTGCATGGTTTCGCTCTCCCCACCGAAGTTGAGATACATCTTGGTTGGGCTCGGCACGAAGATTCGAGTAGCAAGGTATCGCACGGCAGGCTGGCTGCCTTGGGCAGGATCAAAGACCATAAAGTCGGGCGATACTGGACCGAGCCCGTCTGAGGCGAACTGATGAACTTCATCTCGATCGGAACCGAACTTCCAAGAGTACACATATGGTCGCCAAGCAAACGACTTACTCGCGAATACTTCCGGGTTCGCAAAATCAACTTTTCCCAGAACAATCTTGTCTTGCAACTCTGCCGAATCGACTTCAGCGCCCAACGGCTCCAAGAGTTGCCAGTATGGACCAAATGAGTACGAAACCAACCGCCAGTCGGAATCGTCATAGTTGACACGCTGCCAATCTGGCCGCGACGGCGTCACTGGTTCCTCTCGGTACTTCATCCGCGGTGATTCGGGGCCAATCCATTTATTTGTTGGAGGATAGCGAAAATCTCCCCAGCGATTATCCATTGTGAGTCGATATTCACATTGCCACAAACCATCGAGAGCGATTGAAGGCAACGACGGAACGACTGTACTTTGGCCTGAATACATTCGGCCACCGATAGCAAGTTGCACAGACGGCTTCTCTGCGGAGTCAATCGTTCCTGTGACTTCAAATCCATCCTGGATTTTGCGAATGTCGTCAATGCTTGCAAAATTATCGTTAAGAATTTGTGGCTTATCAGTAATGGGTTGCAATACAACGACAATTCCTTCATACGGGTCCATCGTCAGCCGAAGATGAGTTTGTTTGGCGCCGATACGGTAGCGATGCAATGGTCGTACTTCGCCGGTTCGAGCGTCCCAGATTTCCGGCGTACCGCGCTGCCCTAAGGTGACACAGACTTCGCGACGCTCGCCAAGGCGATTAACAAGAAAGTAGATGTGACGATCATTGACCTGTTGGTGGGTGTGACTTAGATCCGCAGCTCCTAAGGCCACATCGGGCGTAATTGCTGCACGGATAGCGCCAGGCACGTCCATCTCTTTCGATCGCACCAAAATCGTCCGACCGCCAGAGGCATGATTGCGTTCCAAGACAGGTTGGTTGTTTTGCTCATAGTTGCCCAGCAATGATCGCCAAATCTCTTGCATTTGGGGATCGTCGCGTCCCTGTTCTGCTGATGATGCAGCAGGCTGACGAAACACGACTAACGTCCCGCCAGCGGATACAAACTCCTGTAAACGTGTTAACACGTCGATACGAAGCGTGGATATAGCCGGCAGTACAATTACTGGGAACTCTAGATTGCTGAATTTAAGCTTGCCTGATCTGACATCTGCTTGTGATATATGTGACTCGTCAACAAAATCGAAATCCAACGCGGATGAGTAAAGCGCCTTGGCCAAAGCAAACATTGACTCTTGAGCATCTTTAGCAGGTTGCTCGAAATTAGAACCACTATGCCAGTGCTCGTGGATCGTGGACAAAGGATAGAGCAACGCCACGTCGGCGCGATGATGCCCATGGCTTAGAACGTAGCTCAAACGCGATACATAATCTGTAAAGGTGCGCCATGTCTGCCAATAAGGCTGGTAGAAGTGAACCTCTGGCGGAACAAACTCATTTCGTCCAGCCAATAGGGAGTAGAGTACACCGTGGGTATTGTATAAGTTCACACCAAGTGCGTAATTCACATTGGTTCGAGCTATATTTTGCTCCTGAGTAAAGCCCCAACCGGCTCCCCAGTACGCACACACGGCGATTCGGTTTCTGCCGTTGATGTGTGCCATTGAACTAGATAGCTTGGTATCAATAAATGCTCCTGTCGAACCGTTGAGCTTTGCCTCCGATCCAGCACCAGTTGCAAAACCATCGGAATCCTCATTGCCCGGCATGTCAAAGTGCTTCATCAGTCGAAAAAAATCACCGTAGTTGGTGGTCTGTCCAAGGAGATCTTGCCGCCCCCACGTAGCAATGGTGACATGACGCATTCGATGATCGTGTAGCCATTGCGTCGTGGGTTTGTACAGATTTTCCTCAAGAAGAGTGTTCATCACATCGTAATACTGACACCGAATGCTTGGCGTCTGTGAGCCGATATCGATGAATAGCGCAGCAAGCTCCGGCAGTGGGTCGAAGCCCTTTTCTCGCTTGAATCGATCTCTAAGAGCATCGGAATAGAGGATGTTGCCGCCTAATACCAGGCGTTCGTCCGGACCATAGGCCACCAATGACTTGCCAAGTCGATCACCGAGTTCCTGTTTGTAGCGATCATAGAAAATCTCGTTCCAGCGACGAAGAACTGCCGACCCTAAGTAGTTGAGATCGTGAGCCTGACTCACAATCACAACGACAAGCCATTCAGGCCCAGGAGCATTCCAATTTAATTCTTTGCCTTTGATAAATTCGGATAGATCGACACGAGATTCTCCATCGACGAGATTTTCTTGCTGTTCGCGAAGCCTAAATGCAACGGCGGAGAGAATTATCTCATCGTCTGGAACCCGCAACTGCAGCGGCTCGGCTGCCGTGGAACGGAGGCGATGCGCCACAAGCCTTCGGCCCATCAACTCGGGCTTCTCTTTTCGTTCGGCGCGAATGCGGCTTTGAAAATAGGCCTTGTCGTGTCGTCCCAGCCAGTCGTTCGCGAATTGAACCATTCCTAGTCGTTCGTGTTCGTCCAGTGCAAAACGAACAAATTCCCACCAACCATCAGTCCAAAAACCCGGCTCGCAGCTCTGAGGTTGTGAAGCTGCAAATCGAGGATATAGCCAAGTGCCACCGACTCCCTTCTCATGCATCTCTTCCAGTTGCCAGCGTATCCGGTCTCGCGTCAATACCCCTTGTTCCCACCACCAGCAATCAATCGGACGATACTCCATCGGCGGTATCGCAAACTTTCGTGGATCGAGCGCCTCGTCCGCGAAGGCTTGGGCGGTTGCCATCGCTAATGCCGATGTAGCCGCGATCATGACGGCTACGATCGATGCCTTGAAGACAGGAAAACTGGAATGGATGGTCATGTTGGATTTGAAGTCGAGATGCAAGTCCTGGCGGCACAGAACGCCATTTGAAGAAAGTCGTTCATATGCTTACTTTGAACTTGTGCGGTACTAGGGTGGGTCACTTTGCAGGTCAATGTTGAACTCATTGCGACCTCGCTCAGTCTTAAAAGTCAGTCTTGAGTTGGTGTTGTAGCAATCCGGGATTTGTTCAGCTAACTCGTCGTGAGTCGACTCCTCATTGTCCGCTGGTCCAAAACGCGCCACCTTGCGTCCCGTCTTTTCTTTGCTGTTGACCGTGACGCGGTTCATCCCAAGTGCGACTCCCGTTTTCGCTTCGATGTTGAAACGTCCATTAACGATTGTGGCTCCGGCAGTCGGCCCTCGATTGTCATCGGCAGGAAAGAAATTGATGACGCCCTGCCTTAGTGGCTTGCCATCGAAAGTGATTTGGCCAGACACTGCTGCTCGAGTCTCATCACGGCAGCCGGCAAGCAGCAAGCACCATGCCGCAGCGTAGCTTGCCATGCAAATCAAATTCGATCGGCTTGCGTCGCGTAGAGCATATTGATGTACTAGCGCCAGCCCGGCAAATCGGTCGCCCGTCGCCCCACTTCCCACGTTCTTATGAATCCAATTAATATACATCTGATATAGTCATAATCAATTCAGCTACGGATTGCCCGGATATCGTCGCCGAATGGACTCGATCGGTATTCGACCTTGCAAGTCGAAATTCAAGACGTTCTGTCCAGGTTGGATTTCATGTAGGAGAGTTGTTTGTTGATTGTAGCGCGTCGGCACAGCCTCCGCGTATTCTTCGTCCACCCGACCCAGGCTCTGAATCTTGCGGCCCGTGGGCTGTACGCTGCTGATGCTAACACGGTTGCTGCCGACCATGACTCCTTTTGTGGCGGAAATCTCATATTGGCCATCTGTAATTGTTCCTCCCGCAGAAGGTCCCTTACCATCCGCCAGAAGAAAATTAATTACCCCTTGCTGCAAGGGCTTGCCATCAAGCGTCACCGTACCTGAAACTGCGGCGCGGTTGCCGTTTCCGCAACCGACAGCGGACAGTGATGCTGAGGCAGCGAGAAACAAGACGAAAGGCTTCACAGGTTAGTCTGTTGCTTGCAGTTGTTACAGCGTTCGTTCAATAGCCGCCGACAGTGTCGCCAGACTGTAATGTGCCCAGCGCGCGCCAGCTCTTCAAATCGACCATGTCACTGACAAATCGTACGGCACCATCCCCCAATGCAACATTGACGCCGCCTGAATGGCGACTGCGCGAGGCTCCGGTTTCGTTGTATCCACTGGTGCATGGCATATTAAGTTCGGGACGATTAGCGCAGTATCCAGGCCAGATGACATCTGGGCTCGACGTGTTCGGTGTGAACTGTGTGTATAGCTGGCTACAAGTGCCTTCGTCTTGGTAAATCGCCCCGCGGTAATCAGTACTTGCTTCTTCTAAGCCGCGCAGATACTCACCCAAGACCAACGTCTTGCTCATGCCATCCACAAAATCCTTGCTACTCGCTCCAAAGTTGATTCCAAAAGCATGCCGCTGATTCGGGGGGGTTGCATACAGAGAGACACTCGACTCAATTCCGTGATCGTGAGCAATATCACCGAAAAAACCGAGGTAGTTTACCAGAATCAGATTTCCGCGAAGCGTTTTACGCACGAAGACGCCGGTGCCATCGCTGGGACAAAGCATCGTCGGAATGATCTGCGACGTAGGTGCATTTGGACCTTTCGAATTTCCATTGCCAAACCAATTCGTGTTTGAAAAG encodes the following:
- a CDS encoding deoxyribonuclease IV, with translation MSILGAHQSIAGGYYKAVEIAAECGCQCVQIFTKNNNQWRAKPLTDDDVAKFQAALKRLNVTHPLSHDSYLINLAAPDDELWRKSIEAFAVELLRAEKLGIPAVVTHPGAFTSSNEAAGLKRIIAALDEVHDKVGKLSVRTLLENTAGQGSTLGRTFEQIATVIGGVKAPERVAVCIDTCHLFAAGYPFGTPADYEATMNKLDQTIGLGLVNAFHLNDSKKELGSRVDRHEHIGQGKIGLEGFRLLLNDPRFTDVPMYLETPKENVEGEHDGLRLDRTNLETLRRLVKQE
- a CDS encoding PEP-CTERM sorting domain-containing protein, translated to MDGADFVAWQTHFPTPSGATLADGDADGDGDVDGADFVRWLTNFPSTPSPSAAPVPEPSALWLGTLGLIGLWVVKRNYARAN
- a CDS encoding L-fucose/L-arabinose isomerase family protein translates to MKTALVQPRNCRKPRVGLFGIGHPSYWEQFPGMLPRLQGYQRVVSNRLAELAEVIDAGMVDDAHKAVKAGERFARERVELVVCYVGTYAMSNCVLPLVQRANAPTLILNLQPISGLDYKTTDTGDWLANCTACCVPEISNVFARSRIDFNLVTGVLGVDGGRCGEATPKHPEAVQAWSHIRQWVSAAGAVGQLRDSRIGFLGHTYPGMLDMQSDITQLSSQLGTQIETLEMCDLAQRLPAAGEQIVHAKRDEVLSIYDISEDSPVDRLARKPKDAEFEWACRCSVAMDRLVADFDLQGLSYYYRGLDDNQYERIGAGLILGNSLLCGRGIPCSGEGDLKNCHAMKIMDLLGHGGSFAEICALDYNDHFILMGHDGPFHLGIAEGRPILRGLDLYHGKHGYGIGVEARVKYGPVTLLALTQTADGRLKFLVSRGESVPGATLEIGNTDTRVKFECGVTNWVNRWCAAAPTHHFALGMGDAVAAIRAVTSMLRLELCEVA
- a CDS encoding DUF1559 domain-containing protein, translating into MSARKSFPAAANPFNPSPTVVIRHGWPPQIWPYMEERALFEQFNYSKPYYLPPNALSIRHPNRFGTPSATHVPAYSCPSDRGHGFYANPGFGYFYIRGNYVLSWGPYAYQPEAANYPPRASAIFGFKDFFSHLKSRFTKTKDIIDGLSKTLVMSEYIMHPNDASIDGHGDIFNDVGDAVFMTLNTPNSTVPDEEANNYCDPAPPDIICHSPAPVSNVNGMSGRAVHNAARSKHKGGVNAAMADGSVRFVSDTIALNVWQAMSTMNGYETVSEQ
- a CDS encoding DUF1559 domain-containing protein, producing the protein MQLKLIRPICRFGFTLVELLVVIAIIGILIALLLPAVQAAREAARRSSCSNNLKQLVLGCHNHISAHKRLPIGAKNNPSDYKGVTYGSNRQTWFVTLLPFIEEQAIFERYDQKLVGFSNTNWFGNGNSKGPNAPTSQIIPTMLCPSDGTGVFVRKTLRGNLILVNYLGFFGDIAHDHGIESSVSLYATPPNQRHAFGINFGASSKDFVDGMSKTLVLGEYLRGLEEASTDYRGAIYQDEGTCSQLYTQFTPNTSSPDVIWPGYCANRPELNMPCTSGYNETGASRSRHSGGVNVALGDGAVRFVSDMVDLKSWRALGTLQSGDTVGGY